Proteins from one Mucilaginibacter jinjuensis genomic window:
- the clpB gene encoding ATP-dependent chaperone ClpB, translated as MNFNNYTIKAQEAIQKASEIATANQQQAIENAHLLKGLLLADENVVSYLLKKLNVNITRLNDILDKQISSYPKVSGSNIYLSSNANSALQKAQSYLKEFKDEFVSVEHVLLGILSVNDPAGNALKDAGVNEKDLKKAIVELRGDNKVTDQNAEATYNALNKYARNLNEYAESGKLDPVIGRDEEIRRVIQILSRRTKNNPVLVGEPGVGKTAIAEGIAFRIIKGDVPENLKTKTVYSLDMGALVAGAKYKGEFEERLKAVIKEVTQSDSEIILFIDEIHTLVGAGGGEGAMDAANILKPALARGELRAIGATTLNEYQKYIEKDKALERRFQRVQVDEPDAADAISILRGLKERYETHHKVRILDEAIIASVEMSQRYIADRFLPDKAIDLMDEAASKLRLEMDSVPEAVDELERRIMQLEIEREAIKRENDSRKVTELSEEIANLSADRDELRAKWQSEKDLVDGINSKIEQIENYKLEAEQAERAGDYGKVAEIRYGRIREAQEEVDKLKEALLVNQSTSRMLKEEVTADDIAGVVARWTGIPVSKMVQSEREKLLNLEDELHKRVAGQEEAIEAISDAIRRSRAGLQDKRKPIGSFIFLGTTGVGKTELAKALADYLFNDEQSMVRIDMSEYQERHAVSRLIGAPPGYVGYDEGGQLTEAVRRKPYSVILLDEIEKAHPDVFNILLQVLDDGRLTDNKGRVVNFKNTIIIMTSNIGSNIIQENFETYDEGDKDELMARTKSQLFDLLKRTIRPEFLNRIDEIIMFTPLGRSEIGAIVKLQFKQLQNTLQEMGITMEASDEALDWLAQLGYDPQYGARPLKRVIQKKILNELSKQILAGKIDKDSKIKLDMFDNQFVFLNE; from the coding sequence ATGAATTTTAACAACTATACCATAAAAGCACAAGAGGCCATCCAAAAGGCTTCAGAAATTGCAACTGCCAATCAGCAGCAGGCCATTGAAAATGCGCACCTGCTCAAAGGTTTGTTACTGGCTGATGAAAACGTTGTATCGTACCTGTTAAAGAAATTAAATGTAAATATTACCCGCCTCAACGATATACTGGATAAACAAATTTCCTCGTATCCAAAGGTGAGTGGCAGCAATATCTACCTGTCATCAAACGCCAATTCGGCATTGCAAAAGGCACAGAGCTACCTGAAAGAATTTAAGGACGAATTTGTGTCTGTAGAGCATGTATTGCTGGGTATCCTGTCGGTAAATGACCCTGCGGGTAATGCGTTAAAAGATGCCGGCGTTAACGAGAAAGACCTTAAAAAAGCCATTGTAGAATTACGCGGCGATAATAAAGTGACCGACCAAAATGCCGAAGCGACGTATAACGCGTTAAACAAATATGCCCGCAACCTGAATGAGTACGCCGAATCTGGCAAGCTCGACCCGGTTATTGGCCGTGATGAAGAGATTCGTCGTGTAATCCAGATCTTATCGCGTCGTACCAAAAATAACCCGGTACTGGTGGGCGAGCCAGGTGTTGGTAAAACAGCCATTGCCGAAGGTATCGCGTTCAGGATTATCAAAGGCGACGTGCCCGAGAACCTGAAAACCAAAACCGTGTATTCGCTGGATATGGGCGCACTGGTTGCTGGTGCCAAATACAAAGGCGAATTTGAAGAGCGTTTAAAAGCCGTTATTAAAGAGGTTACCCAAAGTGATAGCGAGATCATATTATTTATAGATGAAATCCACACGTTGGTTGGTGCTGGTGGTGGCGAAGGTGCTATGGATGCCGCAAACATTCTGAAACCAGCCCTTGCCCGTGGCGAATTAAGGGCCATTGGTGCAACCACGCTTAATGAGTATCAAAAATATATAGAGAAAGATAAAGCCCTCGAGCGTCGTTTCCAACGCGTACAGGTTGATGAACCGGATGCTGCCGATGCCATTTCAATCCTGCGTGGATTGAAGGAGCGTTACGAAACACACCACAAGGTGCGGATTTTGGATGAAGCCATTATTGCTTCGGTAGAAATGTCGCAGCGCTATATTGCCGACAGGTTTTTACCGGATAAAGCGATTGACTTGATGGACGAGGCTGCTTCTAAACTCCGTCTGGAAATGGATTCGGTACCAGAAGCTGTTGATGAACTGGAACGCCGCATTATGCAACTGGAAATTGAGCGCGAAGCGATTAAACGCGAAAACGATAGCCGCAAGGTTACCGAGTTGAGCGAAGAAATCGCCAACCTATCTGCCGACCGCGATGAGTTACGCGCCAAATGGCAAAGTGAAAAAGATTTGGTTGATGGTATCAACTCTAAAATAGAGCAGATAGAAAACTATAAACTGGAAGCTGAACAGGCCGAGCGTGCTGGGGATTACGGTAAGGTAGCAGAGATCCGCTACGGCCGCATCCGCGAAGCGCAGGAAGAAGTTGATAAGCTGAAAGAAGCATTGCTGGTTAATCAATCAACCAGCCGGATGCTGAAAGAGGAAGTTACTGCCGATGATATTGCCGGTGTGGTTGCCCGCTGGACAGGCATCCCGGTTAGCAAAATGGTGCAAAGCGAGCGTGAAAAACTGCTGAACCTGGAAGATGAACTGCATAAACGTGTCGCCGGGCAGGAAGAAGCAATTGAAGCTATTAGTGATGCCATACGCCGCAGCCGTGCGGGCTTGCAGGATAAACGTAAACCAATCGGGTCGTTCATATTCCTGGGAACTACCGGTGTGGGTAAAACAGAGCTGGCTAAAGCATTGGCCGATTATCTGTTCAATGATGAGCAATCAATGGTGCGGATCGACATGTCGGAGTACCAGGAACGGCATGCGGTATCAAGGCTGATAGGAGCGCCTCCGGGCTACGTGGGTTATGATGAAGGCGGACAATTAACTGAAGCCGTTCGTCGTAAACCATACAGCGTAATCCTGCTGGATGAGATCGAAAAAGCGCACCCGGATGTATTCAATATCTTGTTACAGGTTTTGGATGATGGCCGTTTAACTGATAATAAAGGCCGCGTGGTAAACTTTAAAAATACCATCATCATCATGACCTCGAACATTGGTTCGAACATTATCCAGGAGAACTTTGAGACCTATGATGAAGGTGATAAAGACGAACTGATGGCACGTACCAAATCGCAGTTGTTTGACTTGCTGAAACGTACCATCCGTCCGGAGTTTTTGAACCGTATCGACGAGATTATCATGTTTACACCACTTGGCCGCAGCGAAATTGGCGCTATTGTGAAATTACAGTTTAAACAATTGCAAAATACTTTGCAAGAAATGGGTATCACAATGGAAGCCAGCGATGAGGCTTTAGACTGGCTGGCTCAGTTGGGGTATGACCCGCAGTATGGTGCCCGTCCGCTGAAACGTGTGATCCAGAAAAAGATCCTGAATGAGTTGTCTAAACAGATCCTCGCAGGTAAAATTGATAAAGACAGTAAGATAAAACTGGACATGTTCGACAACCAGTTTGTGTTCCTGAACGAATAA
- the guaB gene encoding IMP dehydrogenase, translating to MLDSSKFIAEGLTYDDVLLVPAYSEVLPRDVDTSSFLTRTIKLNVPIVSAAMDTVTGSQLAIAIAQAGGIGILHKNMSIQAQADEVRRVKRSESGMIQDPVTLHEDALVGDAVKIMREYRVGGIPIISADNTLVGIITNRDLRFQKDMNIPVRDVMTKENLIVAPQGTTLFQAEEILQNHKIEKLLVVDQDYKLVGLITFKDIQKFKNYPKACKDEHGRLRVGAAVGVSGDNIDRVKALVAAGVDVITIDTAHGHSKGVIDMVKATKQLFPNLQVIAGNIATAEAARALADAGADAVKVGIGPGSICTTRIVAGVGVPQLYAVYECAQALKGTGIPVIADGGIKQTGDIVKAIAAGASSIMAGSLFAGVEESPGETIIYEGRKFKSYRGMGSVDAMEQGSKDRYFQDETDVVTKLVPEGIVGRVPYKGTLAEVIYQYVGGLRAGMHYCGSTNIPQLQDAKFVRITAAGMRESHPHDITITKESPNYTR from the coding sequence ATGCTCGATTCCTCTAAATTTATCGCCGAAGGTTTAACGTATGATGATGTGCTGCTTGTACCGGCATACTCTGAAGTATTACCCCGCGATGTTGATACCAGCTCTTTTTTAACCCGTACCATTAAACTTAATGTGCCTATTGTTTCTGCAGCGATGGATACTGTTACCGGTTCGCAATTGGCTATTGCTATTGCACAGGCGGGTGGTATAGGTATACTGCATAAAAACATGAGCATACAGGCCCAGGCCGATGAAGTGCGCCGTGTAAAACGTTCTGAAAGTGGTATGATCCAGGATCCGGTTACCCTGCACGAAGATGCTTTGGTAGGCGATGCTGTTAAAATTATGCGTGAGTATCGTGTAGGTGGTATCCCAATCATCAGCGCAGATAATACATTGGTAGGTATCATTACCAACCGCGATTTACGTTTCCAAAAGGATATGAACATACCGGTACGCGATGTGATGACCAAAGAGAACCTGATTGTTGCGCCACAAGGCACTACATTATTTCAGGCCGAAGAAATACTCCAAAACCATAAAATTGAAAAGTTATTAGTAGTTGATCAGGATTATAAACTGGTTGGTTTAATCACTTTCAAAGATATCCAGAAATTCAAAAATTATCCTAAAGCTTGCAAAGACGAACATGGCCGCCTGCGTGTTGGCGCTGCTGTTGGCGTATCGGGCGATAATATTGATCGCGTAAAAGCCTTAGTTGCCGCCGGTGTTGATGTAATTACAATTGATACAGCGCACGGCCACTCAAAAGGTGTAATTGATATGGTAAAAGCGACCAAGCAGCTTTTCCCTAACCTGCAGGTTATCGCAGGTAACATTGCTACTGCCGAAGCTGCCCGCGCCCTGGCTGATGCAGGTGCCGATGCAGTTAAAGTAGGTATTGGGCCGGGTTCTATCTGTACTACTCGTATTGTGGCTGGTGTAGGTGTACCGCAATTATATGCCGTTTACGAGTGTGCCCAGGCCTTGAAAGGTACAGGCATCCCGGTAATTGCCGATGGTGGTATTAAACAAACCGGTGATATTGTGAAGGCCATTGCTGCCGGTGCAAGCTCAATTATGGCAGGTTCGTTATTTGCAGGGGTTGAAGAATCACCAGGCGAAACTATTATTTACGAAGGCCGTAAGTTTAAATCATACCGCGGTATGGGTTCGGTTGATGCAATGGAACAAGGCTCGAAAGACCGCTACTTCCAGGACGAAACTGATGTGGTAACCAAACTGGTGCCAGAAGGTATTGTTGGCCGTGTACCTTATAAAGGTACCCTTGCCGAAGTAATTTATCAATACGTAGGTGGTTTACGTGCAGGTATGCACTACTGCGGCTCTACCAATATCCCTCAGTTGCAGGATGCCAAATTTGTACGCATCACCGCAGCCGGTATGCGCGAATCGCACCCGCACGATATTACGATCACTAAAGAATCTCCGAACTATACACGTTAA
- a CDS encoding helix-turn-helix domain-containing protein: MSDNQHDIFFARIEQNIRQHAKHQRITLSELAAGIDMTEAGFYKMLSTESIKVKTLRKIAEFLKIPIHTFFGEFVSPRGSAQSPSWKPDQIGITESHAEYAAERDGLKRQIELLESQIADKNKIIELLSR, encoded by the coding sequence ATGTCTGATAATCAACATGATATTTTTTTTGCACGAATAGAGCAAAATATTCGTCAGCATGCTAAGCATCAAAGAATAACCCTGTCTGAGCTTGCTGCAGGAATTGATATGACCGAAGCCGGCTTCTACAAAATGCTTTCGACCGAAAGTATCAAAGTAAAAACACTCCGAAAAATTGCCGAATTTCTAAAAATCCCTATTCATACTTTTTTTGGGGAGTTTGTTTCTCCGCGCGGCAGTGCCCAATCGCCAAGCTGGAAACCGGATCAAATAGGCATCACAGAATCACATGCCGAATACGCTGCCGAACGTGACGGATTAAAAAGACAAATTGAATTACTGGAAAGCCAGATTGCCGATAAAAATAAGATTATTGAATTACTGAGCCGGTAA
- a CDS encoding M16 family metallopeptidase, giving the protein MVKFNRFTLSNGLRVLVHEDNTTPMAVVNILYDVGARDEDESQTGFAHLFEHLMFGGSVNIPTYDEPLQRVGGENNAFTSNDITNYYVTLPAVNLETAFWLESDRMLSLAFSEKSLEVQRNVVMEEFKQRYLNQPYGDVWLRLRPMVYKQHPYRWATIGKELSHIENAHIDDVKAFFKKHYNPQNAIMVVGGDVKTEDVKALAEKWFGPIPAGEKYVRNIPQEPAQREERRETVTAKVPLNDVYIAFQAPARMDDGYYAVDLMGDVLSRGNSSRLYRSLVKDQQLFSEIHAYMTGSFDTGMFVVEGKPLETVSIEQAEAAIWEQLELLKQNDIPADELTKVKNKTESTLMFSEMSLLDKAMNLAYYELLGDGDLLNQEADHYLHITAAQIREQANKIFRKDNSSTLIYLAEQNAAQEIETE; this is encoded by the coding sequence ATGGTTAAATTTAACCGTTTTACACTAAGTAACGGCCTTCGCGTGCTTGTGCACGAAGATAATACTACCCCAATGGCGGTGGTAAATATATTGTACGATGTGGGCGCCCGCGACGAAGATGAGTCGCAAACAGGCTTCGCGCACCTGTTTGAGCACCTCATGTTTGGGGGCTCTGTAAATATACCCACTTATGATGAACCTTTACAGCGTGTTGGCGGCGAAAACAATGCCTTCACCAGTAATGATATTACCAATTATTATGTTACCCTACCTGCCGTAAACCTCGAAACGGCGTTTTGGCTCGAGAGCGACCGTATGCTAAGCCTGGCCTTCAGCGAGAAAAGCCTTGAAGTACAGCGCAACGTAGTAATGGAAGAGTTTAAGCAACGCTATCTTAACCAGCCTTATGGCGATGTATGGTTGCGTTTGCGCCCGATGGTTTACAAGCAGCACCCTTACCGCTGGGCTACCATTGGTAAAGAACTTTCGCATATCGAGAACGCACATATTGACGATGTAAAGGCATTCTTCAAAAAACATTATAACCCGCAAAATGCCATTATGGTAGTTGGGGGCGATGTGAAAACCGAAGACGTTAAAGCCCTTGCCGAAAAATGGTTCGGGCCGATACCGGCAGGTGAAAAGTATGTACGCAACATTCCGCAAGAGCCTGCACAACGTGAAGAACGTCGTGAAACTGTTACTGCAAAAGTACCGTTGAACGATGTTTATATTGCTTTCCAGGCCCCAGCGCGGATGGATGATGGCTATTATGCTGTTGATTTGATGGGCGATGTACTATCGCGCGGTAACTCATCGCGTTTATATCGCAGTTTGGTGAAAGACCAACAGTTATTCAGCGAGATCCATGCTTACATGACCGGCAGCTTTGATACCGGAATGTTTGTGGTAGAAGGTAAGCCTCTGGAAACTGTGAGTATCGAACAGGCCGAAGCCGCAATTTGGGAGCAACTGGAGTTATTGAAACAAAACGACATCCCGGCTGATGAGCTGACCAAGGTAAAAAACAAAACAGAATCGACACTGATGTTTTCAGAAATGTCGTTACTGGATAAAGCCATGAATTTGGCTTATTACGAGCTGTTGGGCGATGGCGATTTGCTAAACCAGGAAGCTGACCATTATTTACACATTACTGCAGCGCAGATTAGGGAGCAGGCTAATAAGATTTTCCGCAAGGATAATTCATCGACCTTAATTTACCTGGCCGAACAAAATGCAGCACAAGAAATAGAAACTGAATAA
- a CDS encoding YdcF family protein, which produces MFILSKVLLFLLFPITWVFAIFVLAIFSKNQRRKQRLIIAGVVVFYIFSMPFLLDNFARNVWDYPLAKLDKNTKYSCVIVLGGFSSEKADSTGMFNGASDRFIQGLKLHATGQASHILITSGNGTLDPDGFSEGNWVYTQLKQFNLPDSSILIENKSRNTIENAVFTKKLLLEKHLSPPYLLVTSAFHMRRSMLIFKKAGLETVPYPCNYIAGFGKFTVYSFWPSTETFNAWGYYNKELVGYVVAWMRKF; this is translated from the coding sequence ATGTTCATCCTATCCAAAGTATTGCTCTTCCTGCTTTTTCCTATTACTTGGGTATTTGCCATCTTTGTATTGGCCATATTCTCCAAAAACCAACGCCGAAAACAGCGTTTAATAATTGCCGGGGTTGTAGTATTTTACATTTTCTCGATGCCTTTTTTGTTGGATAATTTTGCCCGAAACGTATGGGATTACCCTCTTGCAAAACTGGATAAGAACACCAAATATAGCTGTGTAATTGTTCTGGGAGGTTTTTCGTCCGAGAAAGCTGACAGTACAGGCATGTTCAACGGCGCATCTGACCGGTTTATACAAGGCCTAAAACTTCATGCAACAGGGCAGGCATCGCACATATTAATAACCAGCGGCAACGGCACGTTGGATCCCGACGGCTTTTCGGAGGGCAACTGGGTATATACCCAATTAAAACAATTTAACCTGCCCGATAGCAGTATTTTGATAGAAAACAAATCGCGTAACACGATTGAGAACGCAGTATTTACCAAAAAGCTTTTGCTTGAAAAACATCTGTCCCCGCCATACTTACTGGTAACATCAGCCTTCCACATGAGGCGGTCTATGCTGATATTCAAAAAGGCCGGATTAGAAACCGTGCCCTACCCTTGTAATTACATTGCCGGTTTTGGCAAATTCACCGTCTATTCTTTTTGGCCAAGTACCGAGACTTTTAATGCCTGGGGATATTACAATAAAGAATTGGTTGGGTATGTGGTGGCGTGGATGAGGAAGTTTTAA
- a CDS encoding TIGR00730 family Rossman fold protein, whose translation MKAICVFCGSNFNGDPALAAAVDQLAEIMVSRDISLIFGGGRVGVMGLLANAVIDRGGKAIGIIPEFLMNKEVGHTGLTELHIVENMHQRKQMMNDLCDGIITLPGGFGTLEEFFEVLTWLQLGLHKKPIGILNVGGFYDFLLKQMDVMVEQKFLKPVNRELVITSTDAIELVNLMDNFKAEPDEVWFKDRNLI comes from the coding sequence ATGAAAGCTATCTGCGTATTCTGTGGTTCTAATTTTAACGGCGATCCTGCTTTAGCTGCTGCTGTTGATCAACTGGCCGAGATCATGGTAAGCCGCGATATCAGCCTTATTTTTGGCGGTGGCAGGGTAGGTGTGATGGGTTTGTTGGCTAATGCAGTTATTGACCGTGGTGGAAAAGCCATTGGTATTATCCCCGAGTTCTTGATGAATAAAGAGGTTGGCCATACCGGTTTAACCGAATTACATATTGTTGAGAACATGCATCAGCGCAAGCAAATGATGAATGATCTGTGCGATGGCATTATCACATTGCCCGGCGGTTTCGGTACATTGGAGGAGTTTTTTGAAGTGTTAACCTGGCTGCAGTTAGGCCTGCACAAAAAGCCTATCGGTATCTTGAACGTAGGCGGTTTCTACGATTTCCTGCTGAAGCAAATGGATGTAATGGTAGAGCAAAAGTTCCTGAAACCTGTTAACCGTGAATTGGTAATTACATCAACCGATGCCATTGAGTTGGTTAACCTGATGGATAATTTTAAAGCTGAGCCAGATGAGGTTTGGTTTAAGGATAGGAATTTAATTTAA
- a CDS encoding M16 family metallopeptidase, with product MLDRTLAPHFGAIEHIKLVEPGHIKLPNGCNLYYFNSGEQDLVRIEWVFGNLRFNPAKPLLNSAVVTMLTEGTSKLSASQIADQIDFYGAFLQSEFGYDNSIVTLYSLSKHLGSTLPVIKDMVTDSVFPESELETYVRNQQQKLQVSLQKNDVVARRTFNKAMNGDSLYGLAADAADYQQLQREDMLVHFKQMFQPSNCTIFLAGKIDDSILKLITDAFGDSWANGEEAADTTQPEISSADEHFYYIEKPDAIQSAIRIGSRIINRNHPDFPALQVLNTILGGYFGSRLMANIREDKGYTYGIGSGMTSLKHCGSIFIATEVGADVCKDALSEIEKEINRLKTELVPQEELDLVRNYMLGSLLGSLENVFSHADKFKNVYFSGLDYSYYDRYTNVIKAVTPQDILDLANKYLDFDKMYKVIVGKY from the coding sequence ATGTTAGACAGAACCTTAGCACCACATTTTGGTGCAATAGAACATATTAAACTGGTTGAACCGGGACACATTAAATTGCCTAACGGTTGTAACCTTTATTACTTTAACTCTGGCGAACAGGATTTAGTACGCATAGAGTGGGTATTTGGTAACCTGCGCTTTAACCCGGCTAAGCCGTTGTTGAACAGTGCGGTAGTAACCATGCTTACCGAGGGTACAAGTAAACTTTCGGCCTCACAAATTGCCGATCAGATTGATTTTTACGGCGCCTTTTTGCAATCAGAATTTGGTTACGATAATTCGATAGTTACGCTGTACAGCCTGAGCAAACATTTGGGCAGTACTTTGCCGGTAATTAAGGATATGGTTACCGACTCTGTTTTCCCGGAAAGCGAACTGGAAACCTACGTGCGTAACCAACAACAAAAACTGCAGGTAAGCTTGCAAAAAAATGATGTGGTAGCACGCCGCACCTTTAACAAAGCCATGAACGGCGATTCGCTGTATGGTCTGGCTGCCGATGCTGCAGACTATCAGCAATTACAGCGTGAAGATATGTTGGTGCATTTTAAACAAATGTTTCAGCCATCAAACTGTACTATATTTTTGGCAGGTAAAATTGATGATAGTATCTTAAAACTCATTACCGATGCCTTTGGCGATAGCTGGGCAAATGGCGAAGAAGCCGCGGACACAACACAGCCCGAGATAAGCTCGGCCGACGAGCATTTTTATTATATCGAAAAGCCCGATGCCATACAATCAGCTATCCGTATCGGTTCGCGTATTATCAATCGCAATCATCCCGATTTCCCTGCTTTGCAGGTGTTAAACACCATTTTAGGTGGTTACTTCGGATCAAGGCTGATGGCTAATATCCGCGAGGACAAAGGTTATACCTATGGCATTGGCTCTGGCATGACCTCGCTAAAGCATTGCGGTTCAATATTCATCGCTACAGAAGTAGGGGCAGATGTATGCAAAGATGCCTTATCAGAAATTGAAAAAGAGATCAACCGCCTTAAAACAGAACTGGTACCGCAGGAAGAACTGGACCTGGTGCGTAACTATATGCTGGGCTCGCTTTTAGGCAGCCTGGAGAATGTGTTTTCACATGCCGATAAGTTCAAGAATGTATACTTTTCCGGCCTCGATTACAGCTATTACGATCGCTATACCAACGTTATCAAAGCCGTTACCCCGCAGGATATTTTAGACCTGGCGAATAAATATCTGGATTTTGATAAGATGTATAAGGTGATAGTAGGGAAGTATTAA
- a CDS encoding sensor histidine kinase, which yields METYFFRSIPAKYRTGYRKYYMLQNLKAVYIAALIFFALNVILRLFYTFLSEGLTHAQNFPEFNITNWIYIAVTPFFILISNYQIGIFNKSKRPSKAFSLTIILFCIYLITGGLVSSIIATHDPRNSLILYLFAIFVVAVVFLFEYEDTLALTIVTEILFTAALFYCNIDSTEIIYNQLISAFVLAGFFFMSRYAYSFRAMHYLQLNEIKEKNAEIEKASAFKNEVLGMVAHDLRNPIGAIESVTLIMELDEMDDDTADNVYMIKASCTKAMSIINDLLEVAKNDNSDVIETQRLELNQLLRNIIEMWRFRENIKNDIVLTSNQPEVFAAINVEKFQRVIDNLISNAIKFSKETDKIEVNVTQSKTGILIEVKDYGLGIPKEMLPHIFERFSKAGRQGVRGEQSTGLGLSIVRQIVEKHHGQIEVQSEEKKGSTFRISLPQAV from the coding sequence TTGGAAACCTACTTTTTCAGAAGCATACCCGCCAAGTACCGCACCGGGTATCGTAAGTATTACATGCTGCAAAATTTGAAGGCAGTATATATTGCCGCGCTTATATTTTTTGCACTGAATGTAATTTTGAGATTGTTTTACACCTTCCTTTCCGAAGGGTTAACCCACGCACAGAATTTCCCGGAGTTTAATATTACCAACTGGATCTATATTGCCGTTACGCCATTTTTTATTCTGATCAGTAATTATCAGATAGGCATATTTAATAAAAGCAAACGACCGAGCAAGGCTTTTTCGCTCACTATCATCCTGTTTTGTATCTATTTGATAACAGGTGGCTTGGTATCGAGTATTATAGCCACACACGATCCGAGAAATAGCCTTATCCTATACCTTTTCGCCATTTTTGTGGTAGCCGTTGTGTTTTTGTTTGAGTACGAGGACACCCTGGCGCTTACCATAGTTACTGAAATACTATTTACTGCAGCCCTGTTTTACTGCAATATTGATAGTACGGAGATTATCTACAATCAGCTGATTTCAGCCTTTGTACTGGCCGGCTTTTTCTTTATGTCGAGATATGCCTACTCTTTTAGGGCAATGCATTACTTGCAGCTGAACGAGATTAAGGAGAAGAATGCCGAAATTGAAAAAGCCAGTGCATTTAAGAACGAAGTACTGGGCATGGTAGCACATGACCTGCGCAACCCCATTGGCGCCATTGAGTCGGTAACGCTGATTATGGAACTGGACGAGATGGACGATGACACGGCCGATAATGTATACATGATCAAGGCTTCGTGCACCAAAGCCATGTCCATCATTAATGATCTGCTTGAGGTTGCCAAAAACGACAATAGCGATGTAATAGAAACCCAGCGACTGGAGCTAAACCAGCTACTACGTAATATCATCGAAATGTGGCGCTTTAGGGAAAATATTAAGAACGATATTGTGCTTACCAGTAACCAGCCCGAAGTATTTGCGGCTATTAACGTTGAGAAGTTTCAGCGGGTAATTGATAACCTCATCAGCAATGCCATTAAATTCTCGAAGGAAACCGACAAGATTGAGGTAAACGTAACCCAAAGTAAAACAGGCATCCTGATAGAAGTTAAAGACTACGGCCTGGGTATCCCCAAAGAAATGCTGCCCCACATCTTCGAACGTTTCTCTAAAGCAGGCCGTCAGGGCGTCCGCGGTGAGCAATCAACCGGCCTCGGCCTAAGTATAGTGCGCCAGATTGTAGAAAAACATCACGGGCAAATTGAGGTGCAGAGTGAAGAGAAAAAAGGTTCGACGTTTAGGATAAGTTTGCCGCAGGCGGTTTAG
- a CDS encoding phosphoribosylpyrophosphate synthetase — translation MKNYETLVDATNDLLQRGYTANLSFEDGTDSIQDKSQNIQLTADDFEVDEFYRFEGASNPSDMSIVYAISSPKHNLKGVLVDAYGTYANNSSSAIEAKLHHHQVSDHLHGEDRPTASN, via the coding sequence ATGAAAAATTATGAAACCTTAGTGGATGCCACTAACGACCTTTTACAAAGAGGCTATACTGCCAACTTAAGTTTCGAAGACGGAACAGACAGTATCCAGGATAAATCACAGAATATACAGCTTACTGCCGATGATTTTGAGGTAGATGAGTTTTACCGCTTCGAGGGCGCAAGTAACCCGTCTGATATGTCGATCGTATATGCTATCTCTTCGCCTAAACACAATCTTAAAGGTGTTTTGGTTGATGCTTATGGTACTTATGCCAATAACAGTTCGTCGGCTATTGAGGCTAAATTACATCATCACCAGGTAAGCGATCACCTGCATGGCGAGGATCGCCCTACGGCTTCAAACTAA